GGTCCATGTAGAAGGACGAGCTCCTAAAAAATCAATTCTGGATAAAGTCAGTAAAGGCCTCCCTCCTCTGGAACGGGCCTATAAACTTCAAAAAAAGGCCACAAAAGTCGGCTTTGACTGGCCTGATATAAATAATGTCTGGGATAAGGTCCACGAAGAAATTGAAGAAGTCCGAACAGTGGATGAAGGCAATAAAGAACACCTTCTGGAAGAAGTGGGAGATCTCTTATTTTCAGTGGTTAACATTGCCCGTTATCTGGAAATTGATCCGGCCGAGGCTATGCACCGGTGCAATTCAAAATTCATGAAAAGATTTTCATATATCGAAGAAAATATGAAAATTGAAAATCTTGACATGAATGCAGATAACTTTGAAAAAATGGATCAGCTCTGGAATGAATCTAAATTGAAATAGTCTGCTACCCTGCCCTTGTCATTGAG
Above is a genomic segment from Oceanispirochaeta sp. containing:
- the mazG gene encoding nucleoside triphosphate pyrophosphohydrolase; this translates as MNQKERKHSFEELCGVIENLRSPEGCPWDREQTAETLSSDFIEEVYEAVDAIRGKDDAHLMEELGDVYLLVTMIAYIKQQEGQFKISDVLDGITEKLIRRHPHVFAGESVKDSDEVLKQWEDIKVHVEGRAPKKSILDKVSKGLPPLERAYKLQKKATKVGFDWPDINNVWDKVHEEIEEVRTVDEGNKEHLLEEVGDLLFSVVNIARYLEIDPAEAMHRCNSKFMKRFSYIEENMKIENLDMNADNFEKMDQLWNESKLK